The Desmonostoc muscorum LEGE 12446 genome includes a region encoding these proteins:
- a CDS encoding TauD/TfdA family dioxygenase, with product MNTKIQSISNDIGKEIININNITVLELDKEEIINLFKSYGILIFRGFMADAEIFKEFTNSLSTDFINYAGGTFNRRVINGDIGLIFNF from the coding sequence ATGAATACCAAGATACAGTCAATATCAAATGACATAGGCAAAGAGATTATTAATATAAATAATATCACTGTCTTAGAATTAGACAAGGAAGAAATTATTAATCTATTTAAATCCTATGGAATCTTAATTTTTAGAGGATTTATGGCTGATGCTGAAATTTTTAAAGAATTTACTAATTCATTGAGTACAGATTTTATAAACTATGCTGGCGGTACATTCAATAGAAGAGTAATTAATGGAGATATAGGACTCATATTTAATTTCTGA
- a CDS encoding SH3 domain-containing protein: protein MTTKVKKSANKLAIALAFSCISVMLSDIASQIALAESTNLQKCDVFAYVTDTDPQGLNVRSGGSTKNRILGQIPINETVQIVAAAKNWVQITNASSGFKGTGWVFVPNLGLSTQGYGSDGVDVYANSNEQSQKVGRIPASTSVKLLGCHGDWAQVEYQGIKGWLKREDQCGAALTSCS from the coding sequence ATGACCACAAAAGTGAAAAAATCGGCGAATAAATTAGCGATCGCATTGGCATTCAGTTGTATTAGTGTAATGCTCAGTGACATAGCTAGTCAAATAGCTTTAGCGGAATCAACTAATCTCCAAAAGTGTGATGTTTTTGCCTACGTTACTGATACAGATCCGCAAGGTTTAAATGTGCGGAGTGGCGGAAGTACGAAAAACAGAATTTTAGGGCAAATACCCATTAATGAAACAGTTCAGATTGTTGCTGCTGCTAAAAATTGGGTGCAGATTACTAATGCTAGTAGTGGTTTTAAAGGAACTGGATGGGTATTTGTGCCAAACTTAGGTTTATCAACTCAGGGCTACGGTAGTGATGGCGTGGATGTTTATGCTAATAGCAATGAACAAAGCCAAAAAGTGGGAAGAATTCCTGCTAGTACGTCAGTCAAATTGTTAGGCTGTCACGGAGATTGGGCGCAGGTAGAATATCAAGGTATTAAGGGTTGGTTGAAAAGGGAAGATCAATGTGGTGCAGCCCTTACTAGTTGTTCTTAA
- a CDS encoding DUF4058 family protein yields MPSPFPGMNPYLEDPALWPGVHGRLIVAIADSLSPQLRPKYFVAIEERIYQTISDDRLLVGIPDVIIKNSQTVINPKIPNIAVAAPVVQPKTVTVPIPETVKERYLEVRKVGTKEVVTAIELLSPKNKRPGEGRDAYETKRKRVLGSLTNLVEIDLLRAGEPMLVFGDGTQNDYRILVSRAENRPQSDLYAFNLPDVIPSFPLPLRTGDTEPLVDLQSLLAGIYDRASYDLVIDYSQQPVPALSETDAAWADALLQEKGVR; encoded by the coding sequence ATGCCTTCTCCATTTCCAGGAATGAACCCGTATTTAGAAGATCCTGCATTATGGCCAGGAGTACATGGGAGACTAATAGTAGCGATCGCAGACTCATTATCTCCTCAACTGCGTCCTAAATATTTTGTCGCTATTGAAGAACGAATTTATCAAACTATTAGTGATGATAGACTTTTGGTTGGTATTCCTGATGTCATAATCAAAAATTCACAGACAGTAATAAATCCTAAAATACCGAATATAGCCGTAGCTGCACCTGTGGTTCAACCTAAAACAGTGACAGTTCCTATACCTGAGACAGTCAAAGAAAGATATTTAGAAGTGCGAAAGGTAGGAACAAAAGAAGTAGTGACAGCAATTGAACTTCTCTCACCAAAAAATAAACGCCCAGGAGAGGGACGCGACGCATACGAAACTAAGCGAAAGAGAGTCTTGGGAAGCTTAACAAATTTGGTGGAAATTGATTTATTACGTGCTGGGGAACCAATGCTAGTTTTTGGCGATGGTACGCAAAATGATTATCGAATTTTGGTTAGTCGCGCAGAAAATCGTCCCCAATCTGATTTATATGCTTTTAATTTGCCAGATGTAATTCCATCTTTTCCCTTACCATTGCGAACTGGTGATACTGAACCTTTGGTAGATTTGCAGAGTTTGTTAGCTGGGATTTATGACCGCGCCAGCTATGATTTAGTAATAGATTACAGTCAACAGCCAGTACCAGCATTATCAGAAACAGATGCAGCTTGGGCGGATGCACTGTTGCAGGAGAAGGGTGTAAGGTAA
- a CDS encoding transposase, whose product MSRNHEECVVLLEQIRWNGKPKCPYCESTNATAYKNERRYHCNECFTSYSVTVGTLFHKTHVELQKWFVAIHLVLNSPGGISVRQLAKEIRVNKNTASYMIERIREAKIEEQELLKKLTQINLVP is encoded by the coding sequence ATGTCAAGAAATCACGAAGAATGCGTTGTGCTACTTGAGCAAATTCGTTGGAATGGAAAGCCAAAGTGTCCATATTGTGAATCAACCAACGCTACTGCATATAAGAATGAGCGTAGATATCACTGTAATGAATGCTTTACTTCATACAGTGTTACAGTGGGTACACTTTTTCACAAGACTCATGTAGAATTACAAAAGTGGTTTGTAGCGATTCACCTTGTGCTAAATTCTCCAGGGGGTATTAGTGTGCGTCAGCTTGCCAAAGAAATTAGGGTTAATAAGAATACAGCCAGTTACATGATTGAGCGTATTCGTGAAGCAAAGATTGAGGAACAGGAACTGCTGAAGAAGCTTACGCAGATAAATTTAGTACCTTGA